In a genomic window of Glaciimonas sp. PCH181:
- a CDS encoding Gfo/Idh/MocA family protein, with protein sequence MMTASVYPMLKGAVIGCGFFAQNHLHAWRDIAGVEIVALCDGNAERLQASGKLFGISKLYSDASTMLAQEALDFVDIATTVGSHRTLVEMAANAGVAVICQKPFAQSLADAHAMTACCAAADVPLMVHENFRWQTPILALREALEQGLIGQPFWGRVSFRSAYDVYSGQPYLATDARFIIQDLGIHILDIARCLFGNVAQLSATTRRVNPNIVGEDVATILSTHRNGITSVVDCSYATMLADDPFPQTLVEIDGTEGSLRLLSGYQLQIHNKSGSRIIDCQPPLLPWAERPWHNIQGSVFNIQQHWVECLQEKREPATSGRDNLHTLALVEAAYQSANNQQMTVTIAP encoded by the coding sequence ATGATGACCGCTAGCGTGTATCCAATGTTAAAAGGCGCTGTTATCGGCTGCGGATTTTTTGCTCAAAATCATTTACATGCCTGGCGTGATATTGCAGGCGTTGAGATCGTGGCACTGTGCGATGGCAATGCCGAGCGATTACAAGCCAGCGGCAAACTATTCGGTATCAGCAAACTGTATAGCGACGCATCCACGATGCTGGCGCAGGAAGCGTTGGATTTCGTCGATATCGCCACCACGGTGGGCAGCCATCGGACTTTGGTTGAGATGGCCGCTAACGCCGGGGTCGCCGTGATTTGCCAAAAGCCTTTTGCGCAATCGCTGGCAGACGCCCACGCCATGACCGCCTGCTGCGCAGCGGCTGACGTGCCATTAATGGTGCATGAAAACTTTCGCTGGCAAACACCTATTCTGGCATTGCGAGAGGCGCTGGAACAAGGACTGATCGGCCAGCCGTTCTGGGGTCGCGTATCGTTTCGCTCGGCCTACGACGTGTATAGCGGTCAGCCGTATCTGGCGACCGATGCGCGCTTTATTATTCAGGATCTGGGTATTCATATTCTGGATATCGCACGCTGTCTGTTTGGCAATGTCGCGCAGTTGAGTGCAACCACCCGTCGCGTTAATCCGAATATTGTCGGCGAAGATGTGGCAACGATCTTGTCGACCCATCGCAATGGGATTACCAGCGTCGTCGATTGCAGTTACGCGACCATGCTAGCGGACGATCCTTTTCCACAAACGCTGGTCGAGATAGATGGCACTGAAGGCAGTTTGCGCCTGTTGTCTGGTTATCAATTGCAGATTCACAATAAAAGCGGTAGCCGCATCATCGACTGTCAGCCGCCATTATTGCCATGGGCAGAACGTCCTTGGCATAATATTCAGGGAAGCGTCTTTAATATCCAGCAGCATTGGGTGGAGTGCCTGCAAGAGAAGCGCGAACCGGCGACTTCCGGTCGTGATAATCTGCATACTCTGGCTTTGGTAGAAGCCGCCTATCAATCGGCAAATAACCAGCAAATGACCGTCACCATTGCGCCCTGA
- a CDS encoding ABC transporter permease, with translation MTSTTTNTRFKASAPKPQNMRDAPILLLLKLRTLIALFAVIIFFSLAIPNFLNVANMLIMSKHVALNALLAIGMTYVIISGGIDLSVGSIVGLTGMVAGALILHGIDLGAYTLYLNVPEIIVVTLLIGIAIGALNGFLITRLNVAPFIATLGTLYIARGAALLSSDGATFPNLIGSEANGTTGFLLLGTGSFLGIPLLIWLLIIVGCGAAYLGAKTPLGRHIYAVGGNERAATLSGVKVNRVKMFVYMFSGFCAAMVGLIISSQLVASHPLTGESFELNAIAAAVLGGTSMSGGRGKITGTIIGAFVIGILSDGMVMMGVSAFWQTVIKGVVIITAVVIDQIQQRMQQRFALRQQALSGS, from the coding sequence ATGACTTCCACTACGACGAATACGCGCTTTAAAGCTAGCGCACCAAAACCGCAAAATATGCGCGATGCACCCATCTTGCTGCTGCTTAAACTACGCACATTGATCGCGCTGTTTGCGGTAATTATTTTCTTTTCGCTGGCGATTCCCAATTTTCTGAACGTTGCCAATATGCTGATCATGTCTAAGCATGTGGCGTTGAATGCGTTGCTGGCAATCGGCATGACTTATGTGATTATTTCCGGCGGCATTGATTTGTCGGTCGGTTCGATTGTCGGCTTAACCGGCATGGTGGCGGGTGCGCTGATCCTGCACGGCATCGATCTGGGCGCATATACGCTGTATTTAAATGTACCGGAAATCATCGTCGTCACGCTGCTGATCGGGATCGCCATCGGCGCGCTGAACGGGTTCTTGATCACCCGACTGAATGTTGCACCGTTTATTGCCACGTTGGGGACGTTGTATATTGCACGCGGAGCAGCGTTGCTATCCTCGGATGGCGCCACCTTCCCTAACCTGATCGGCAGCGAAGCCAATGGCACCACCGGCTTTCTCTTACTTGGCACGGGCAGTTTTCTCGGCATTCCCCTATTAATCTGGCTGTTGATTATTGTCGGTTGCGGTGCAGCTTATTTGGGCGCAAAAACACCGTTGGGACGGCATATTTACGCAGTCGGCGGGAATGAACGGGCCGCGACGTTATCGGGTGTCAAAGTTAATCGCGTCAAGATGTTTGTGTACATGTTTTCTGGATTTTGTGCAGCTATGGTGGGGCTGATCATTTCTTCGCAACTAGTCGCCTCCCATCCGTTGACGGGCGAATCGTTCGAGCTTAATGCGATTGCGGCAGCGGTCTTGGGCGGCACTTCAATGTCTGGTGGCCGCGGCAAAATTACCGGCACGATCATCGGCGCGTTTGTCATTGGCATTTTGTCGGATGGGATGGTAATGATGGGCGTTAGCGCGTTTTGGCAAACCGTCATCAAAGGCGTTGTCATTATTACTGCCGTCGTCATTGACCAGATCCAGCAGCGCATGCAGCAACGTTTTGCCTTGCGTCAACAAGCCTTGAGCGGCAGCTAA
- a CDS encoding sugar ABC transporter ATP-binding protein, with product MSDATKQDDAQHEIVLRVENVTKVYPGTIALKNATFAVRKGAVNVLVGENGAGKSTLMKIIAGVEQPTTGRVMIGDAEVHLNSIDDAVAHGIGIVFQELNLFPNLSIAENIFISREITGIGFKIAMAEQERLAAQLMERLEHPINPATLVGELRIGQQQIVEIAKALSKNARILIMDEPTSALSATEVDILFRVIAELKSQGVAIVYISHRLEELIRIGDYITVLRDGRITGSQAMTNVDVKWIVKQMVGADTKDFSRASDHQLGAEILSIKDVCLRGKTQGYLVDHVSLSLRAGEIVGIYGLMGAGRSELFECIFGLHDHAQGQIRLDGHALEGKTVAQRIQSGMALIPEDRKAEGLVSILSISSNLTLSSLSDFAAGCHINAEKERGAVQCFIRELAIKVANPSLEVSSLSGGNQQKVVIGRALMTNPKVLLMDEPSRGIDVGAKADVFKVMRDLAFKGLGILFVTSDLEEVMALSDRIIVMSNGRITAEFDRDEATQDALVSASAIGHLQQHSKRNDSVLSDAA from the coding sequence ATGAGCGACGCCACCAAGCAGGACGACGCCCAGCACGAAATAGTATTGCGCGTTGAAAATGTCACCAAAGTCTATCCCGGTACGATTGCGTTAAAAAATGCCACTTTTGCAGTAAGAAAAGGGGCAGTTAATGTGCTGGTGGGCGAAAACGGTGCCGGTAAGTCAACCCTGATGAAAATCATTGCCGGGGTCGAGCAACCGACTACAGGCCGGGTCATGATTGGCGACGCCGAAGTCCATTTAAACAGCATCGACGACGCCGTGGCGCACGGGATTGGGATTGTATTTCAGGAATTAAACCTGTTTCCCAACTTGTCGATAGCCGAGAATATTTTCATTTCAAGAGAAATCACCGGCATCGGCTTCAAAATCGCCATGGCTGAGCAAGAACGTCTTGCGGCGCAACTGATGGAGCGGCTGGAACATCCGATCAATCCGGCAACATTGGTAGGCGAACTGCGCATCGGTCAGCAGCAAATTGTCGAAATAGCCAAGGCTTTATCGAAAAACGCCCGCATCCTGATTATGGATGAGCCAACCTCAGCGTTAAGCGCAACCGAGGTCGATATTCTGTTTCGCGTCATCGCTGAACTGAAATCGCAAGGCGTGGCGATTGTTTATATTTCCCATCGTCTGGAAGAGTTAATTCGCATCGGCGACTATATTACCGTGCTGCGCGATGGTCGCATTACCGGCAGTCAGGCAATGACAAATGTCGATGTGAAATGGATCGTTAAACAAATGGTGGGCGCCGACACCAAAGATTTCTCTCGGGCTAGCGATCATCAGCTAGGCGCAGAAATACTCAGCATTAAGGATGTTTGCTTGCGCGGTAAGACGCAGGGTTATCTGGTCGATCACGTTTCGCTATCGTTGCGAGCAGGCGAGATCGTCGGGATTTATGGCCTGATGGGCGCGGGGCGTTCAGAGCTTTTTGAGTGCATATTCGGCCTGCACGATCATGCGCAAGGGCAAATCCGGCTGGACGGTCATGCGCTGGAAGGCAAAACGGTGGCGCAGCGTATTCAGTCTGGTATGGCGCTAATCCCGGAAGACCGCAAGGCCGAAGGCTTGGTTTCGATCCTGTCGATTAGCAGCAATCTGACTTTGTCCAGCTTGAGCGACTTTGCCGCCGGCTGCCACATAAATGCTGAAAAAGAGCGCGGCGCGGTGCAATGCTTTATCCGTGAACTAGCAATCAAAGTCGCCAATCCCTCTCTGGAAGTCAGTTCGCTCAGCGGCGGCAATCAGCAAAAAGTAGTGATCGGGCGCGCGCTGATGACTAATCCCAAAGTCTTGTTGATGGATGAGCCTAGTCGCGGCATCGATGTCGGCGCAAAAGCCGATGTATTTAAAGTCATGCGCGATCTGGCGTTCAAAGGGCTAGGCATTTTGTTCGTCACCTCTGATCTGGAAGAAGTGATGGCGCTGTCGGACCGCATCATCGTCATGTCGAATGGCCGGATCACAGCAGAATTCGACCGTGATGAAGCAACTCAGGATGCCTTGGTCAGCGCGTCGGCGATTGGCCATCTTCAACAGCACAGCAAAAGAAACGATAGCGTCCTTAGCGACGCAGCATAA
- a CDS encoding DUF2291 family protein: MKNRSACALTMLVVSALISGLGGCKLVKNDATTEAAKKNSASSFNNSAFDPVAMVTKLWLPQVLPYIDKKAVDFATLSQAMEKDLDAAGKQYGYHEKGEDTPWNFVTTVEGVVVEADTDASAPTLRIATSNNGKGDAEIQIGPIFSGASLRDSLPFISFDKFANQIDFAQFASALNDHAYATVLKDKIPADIKGKKIKVTGTFTYDSAADMPSVMPVTFLVESGK, from the coding sequence ATGAAAAATCGTAGCGCATGCGCGTTGACCATGCTTGTTGTGAGTGCGTTAATCAGCGGTTTAGGCGGTTGCAAGCTAGTCAAAAACGATGCTACGACAGAAGCCGCGAAGAAAAATAGTGCATCCTCTTTTAATAACAGCGCCTTTGATCCCGTCGCAATGGTGACGAAATTGTGGTTGCCGCAAGTTCTGCCGTACATCGATAAAAAAGCGGTGGATTTTGCGACGTTATCGCAAGCGATGGAAAAGGATCTCGACGCTGCGGGTAAACAATATGGTTATCACGAAAAAGGTGAAGACACGCCGTGGAACTTCGTCACCACAGTCGAAGGTGTCGTGGTTGAGGCGGATACCGATGCCAGCGCGCCTACTTTACGAATCGCCACCAGTAATAATGGCAAAGGAGATGCTGAAATACAGATTGGCCCGATTTTTAGCGGTGCCTCTTTGCGTGACTCCCTGCCTTTTATCTCGTTTGATAAATTTGCGAATCAGATCGATTTCGCCCAATTTGCCTCAGCGCTGAACGATCACGCTTACGCCACCGTCCTCAAAGATAAAATCCCTGCCGATATTAAAGGCAAAAAAATCAAAGTAACCGGTACTTTTACCTATGATAGCGCGGCTGATATGCCGTCAGTGATGCCGGTAACGTTCTTGGTGGAGAGCGGTAAATGA
- a CDS encoding D-ribose ABC transporter substrate-binding protein yields the protein MTFVTKFAIACISVSTLCMAQVPASAAELIAIITPSHDNPFFKAESDAAAAQAKKMGYDTLILIHNDDANKQNELFDTAIARKAKAIILDNAGSDASISAVAKAKKAGIPSFLIDREINATGIAVTQIVSNNYQGAQLGAQEFLKLMKGKGNYVELLGREADINAGVRSKGYHDIIDRAPGMKMVAKQSANWSQPEAFTIMESILQAHPEIKGVISGNDTMAMGAWAALKAAKRTDVILVGFDGSNDVRDSIKDGGIKATVLQPAFRQAQLAVEQADKYLKTGKTGLPEKQLMDCVLINARNAPKLELFAVLK from the coding sequence ATGACATTTGTAACTAAGTTCGCTATCGCCTGCATTTCCGTTTCAACCCTATGCATGGCACAGGTTCCCGCTAGCGCGGCAGAGCTGATCGCCATCATCACGCCATCCCACGACAATCCCTTCTTTAAAGCAGAGTCCGACGCCGCCGCCGCACAGGCGAAGAAAATGGGCTACGACACGTTGATATTGATTCACAACGATGACGCCAACAAACAAAACGAATTATTTGATACCGCTATCGCCCGCAAAGCCAAGGCGATCATTTTGGATAATGCTGGATCCGATGCGTCGATTTCTGCGGTGGCAAAAGCCAAAAAAGCTGGCATTCCCTCGTTCCTGATTGATCGTGAAATCAATGCGACCGGTATTGCTGTTACCCAGATCGTGTCGAATAACTATCAGGGTGCACAATTAGGTGCACAAGAATTCCTGAAGTTGATGAAAGGCAAAGGCAATTACGTTGAGTTGTTAGGCCGCGAAGCTGATATCAATGCCGGTGTGCGTTCCAAGGGTTATCACGACATTATTGATCGGGCACCCGGCATGAAAATGGTCGCCAAACAATCGGCTAACTGGAGTCAGCCAGAAGCGTTCACGATTATGGAAAGCATTCTGCAAGCGCATCCAGAAATCAAAGGGGTCATTTCAGGCAACGACACGATGGCAATGGGCGCGTGGGCAGCGTTAAAAGCGGCGAAGCGAACCGATGTCATTCTGGTCGGCTTTGATGGCAGCAATGATGTCCGCGATTCGATCAAGGATGGCGGCATCAAAGCTACCGTGCTGCAACCGGCATTCCGTCAGGCCCAATTGGCGGTTGAGCAGGCAGATAAATACCTCAAAACAGGCAAAACCGGCCTCCCGGAAAAACAGTTGATGGACTGCGTTCTGATCAATGCGCGGAATGCACCGAAACTGGAGTTATTTGCGGTTTTGAAATAA
- the otsB gene encoding trehalose-phosphatase yields MQNAQPTDAHFNVHALLECALFLDFDGTLVDLAPTPEEVVISPELIASLHAVRDLLDGRLAIVSGRPIAQIDAMLATITLPVAGVHGMERRDIDGVLHYAPVTEFSAMQTCVNELAAAHPGLRVEQKRGALALHYRQAPELEVVCKFAMQAALRNCPGVVLIHGKMVIEAKADSVNKGTAIRDFLAEPPFNSTRPVFFGDDTTDEIGFAYVQEVGGMAIKIGAGASVAGYRIASPQALRTELSQLARLAQEPHLLSIAKER; encoded by the coding sequence ATGCAAAATGCACAACCTACAGACGCACATTTCAACGTGCACGCTTTACTTGAATGCGCTCTTTTCCTAGATTTCGATGGCACGCTGGTTGACCTGGCACCCACGCCGGAAGAAGTCGTCATTTCCCCTGAATTAATTGCCTCGCTACACGCTGTTCGTGATCTGCTGGATGGCAGATTAGCCATCGTTTCCGGCCGTCCGATTGCACAAATCGATGCCATGCTTGCCACCATCACGCTGCCTGTAGCGGGGGTTCACGGCATGGAGCGACGTGATATCGACGGTGTCCTCCATTACGCGCCTGTAACCGAATTTTCTGCCATGCAGACCTGCGTGAACGAATTGGCTGCAGCCCATCCCGGTTTGCGGGTCGAACAAAAGCGCGGGGCGCTTGCGCTGCATTATCGTCAGGCGCCCGAGCTTGAGGTTGTCTGCAAATTTGCGATGCAGGCCGCGTTGCGTAACTGTCCCGGCGTGGTGCTAATACACGGAAAAATGGTGATAGAGGCCAAGGCCGACAGTGTGAACAAAGGCACTGCAATTCGCGATTTTCTGGCGGAACCACCATTCAACAGCACACGTCCGGTATTTTTTGGCGACGATACGACAGACGAAATTGGCTTTGCTTATGTTCAGGAGGTCGGCGGGATGGCGATCAAAATTGGCGCAGGTGCCAGCGTTGCAGGTTATCGGATCGCCAGCCCGCAGGCACTGCGCACCGAACTATCTCAATTGGCGCGCTTAGCCCAAGAGCCCCACCTTTTATCCATAGCCAAGGAACGTTGA
- a CDS encoding glycoside hydrolase family 15 protein, with protein sequence MTNTFAESAPPIPTAPPVTHSLDCGVIGNCAFSALVDRMGKMVWCCLPRFDGDPVFNSILDASDNGSFWDIEVENFARSEQFYEPNTAVLRTRLFDGDGRGIEITDFAPRFLSRDRMFRPLMLVRRVRPLDSAIRIRVRLKPRFDWGRHVPTVTQGSHHIRYVGPSDTLRLNTDTSLSYLLTESFFVLDKTANFMLGPDESLAEGIEDTARIFEKETLHYWRAWSRRLAVPLEWQDVVIRAAITLKMSLFEDTGAIIAAMTTSIPEAPGSGRNWDYRYCWLRDAFFVVRALNSLSEVGTLEDYMRYLKNVVARSKGGHIQPLYGIGLEELLPESIVEQLPGYRNNAPVRIGNQAQEHYQHDVYGNIVLGAAQAFLDHRLFHRAGIPEFLHLEAVGDQAFRVHDQPDAGMWELRSRARVHTSSVLMSWAACDRLSKIAQKLGLVERSEHWASRAAIIRELLLREAWSEERQAFAESLGGRDLDASVLLMAEVNFIDPKDPRFVSTVDALERTLCDGPYMRRYEAPDDFGKPETAFNICTFWRIDALARIGRKEQAREIFETMLKARNHLGLLSEDTHPVTGEMWGNFPQTYSMVGLINCAMRLSAPWDTAI encoded by the coding sequence ATGACGAATACTTTTGCCGAGTCTGCTCCACCAATCCCTACTGCTCCGCCGGTCACACATTCGCTCGATTGCGGCGTGATCGGAAATTGTGCATTTAGCGCGCTGGTAGATCGGATGGGAAAGATGGTCTGGTGTTGCTTGCCGCGGTTCGATGGCGATCCCGTATTCAATTCAATATTAGATGCTTCAGACAATGGCAGTTTCTGGGACATTGAAGTCGAGAATTTTGCCCGTAGTGAGCAATTCTACGAACCCAATACTGCCGTCTTGCGTACGCGTTTGTTTGACGGAGATGGCCGTGGCATTGAAATTACCGATTTTGCACCACGTTTTCTTAGTCGTGACCGGATGTTTCGTCCGCTGATGCTAGTGCGCCGTGTTCGACCGCTAGACAGTGCAATCCGCATCCGTGTGCGCCTGAAGCCGCGCTTTGATTGGGGGCGACATGTGCCGACAGTCACGCAAGGCAGCCATCACATCCGGTATGTCGGTCCGTCAGACACACTGCGTCTGAATACCGATACGTCGCTGAGCTATTTATTGACTGAGTCGTTTTTTGTATTGGATAAAACCGCCAATTTCATGCTCGGGCCGGATGAATCGCTGGCGGAGGGTATTGAAGACACGGCCCGCATATTCGAGAAAGAAACCCTGCATTACTGGCGCGCCTGGAGTCGCCGTCTGGCGGTGCCGCTGGAATGGCAAGACGTCGTCATTCGCGCCGCTATTACGCTGAAAATGTCGTTATTCGAGGATACCGGGGCGATCATCGCAGCCATGACAACCAGCATTCCCGAAGCCCCCGGCAGCGGTCGTAATTGGGATTATCGGTATTGCTGGTTGCGTGACGCTTTCTTTGTGGTGCGCGCCCTTAACAGCCTGTCAGAAGTCGGGACGCTGGAAGATTACATGCGCTATCTGAAAAACGTCGTGGCGCGCTCCAAGGGCGGCCATATTCAGCCGTTATATGGCATCGGGCTGGAGGAGTTGCTGCCAGAATCCATCGTGGAGCAATTACCCGGTTATCGGAATAACGCGCCGGTGCGGATTGGGAATCAGGCGCAGGAACATTATCAGCATGACGTCTACGGCAATATCGTTTTGGGTGCAGCACAGGCGTTTCTGGATCATCGGTTGTTCCATCGTGCAGGCATTCCGGAATTCCTCCATCTGGAGGCGGTGGGCGATCAGGCGTTTCGGGTCCATGATCAACCGGACGCCGGAATGTGGGAATTACGCTCACGGGCGCGGGTTCACACTTCCTCGGTACTGATGAGTTGGGCCGCCTGCGACCGACTCTCCAAGATCGCGCAGAAACTAGGATTGGTGGAACGTTCAGAGCATTGGGCAAGCCGGGCGGCGATTATCCGCGAACTGTTGTTGCGGGAAGCCTGGAGCGAAGAACGTCAGGCCTTTGCTGAAAGTCTGGGCGGACGCGATCTGGACGCCAGCGTGCTGTTGATGGCTGAAGTGAATTTCATCGACCCCAAAGATCCACGTTTTGTCTCCACTGTCGATGCGCTGGAACGCACGTTGTGCGATGGTCCGTATATGCGCCGTTACGAAGCGCCGGACGATTTTGGTAAGCCTGAAACCGCATTTAATATCTGCACGTTTTGGCGTATCGATGCGTTAGCCCGTATCGGCAGAAAAGAACAGGCGCGTGAGATTTTTGAAACCATGCTTAAAGCCCGTAATCACCTCGGCTTGTTATCAGAGGACACCCATCCCGTGACCGGCGAAATGTGGGGGAATTTTCCGCAGACTTATTCAATGGTAGGACTGATTAATTGCGCCATGCGGTTATCGGCCCCATGGGATACCGCTATCTAA
- the otsA gene encoding alpha,alpha-trehalose-phosphate synthase (UDP-forming), translated as MSRLVIVSNRIADPRKPAAGGLAVALGDSMKKTGALWFGWSGKIVEEADGGTPGEGKVHIEQAGNVTLATVDLCRKDHDAYYLGYANGVLWPVFHYRLDLGNYEPGFAEGYRRVNELFARKLLPLLKPDDQIWVHDYHLIPLAANLRAMGCRNRIGFFLHIPMPPPLITAAIPQQDWLLRTLFAYDLLGFQSDADLTNFSHYVQSEAHAEALPDGRYRAYNRTVQAGAFPIGIDVDEFTRLGESKESMQMFRRLREEYSRRQLLIGVDRLDYSKGLPQRIRAFRELLVRYPENQNSATLIQIASPSREDVDAYANIRHELENLCGSINGDFGGLEWMPIRYIHRTVARKRLPGLYRASRVGLVTPLRDGMNLVAKEFIAAQDPEDPGVLVLSRFAGAAEQLKEALLVNPYDVERTAQIIQQALRMPLDERRKRHEALLRRIKEQDVHWWCKTFLETLENLEQSQPAGDADY; from the coding sequence ATGTCACGTCTCGTTATTGTTTCAAATCGTATTGCCGATCCACGTAAGCCAGCCGCGGGAGGTCTCGCTGTCGCACTCGGCGATAGCATGAAAAAAACCGGTGCGCTCTGGTTTGGCTGGAGCGGCAAGATAGTCGAAGAAGCCGACGGCGGCACGCCGGGTGAAGGCAAAGTACATATAGAACAAGCGGGCAACGTCACGCTGGCCACCGTCGATTTATGTCGTAAAGATCACGACGCGTATTACCTTGGCTATGCCAATGGCGTGCTGTGGCCGGTATTCCATTACCGACTCGATTTAGGGAATTACGAACCGGGTTTTGCCGAGGGCTATCGCCGCGTTAACGAACTTTTTGCGCGCAAATTGTTGCCATTGCTGAAGCCCGATGATCAGATTTGGGTACACGATTATCATTTGATCCCGTTAGCTGCTAATTTGCGGGCAATGGGATGTCGTAATCGGATTGGTTTTTTTCTGCATATTCCGATGCCGCCGCCATTGATTACCGCAGCTATTCCGCAGCAGGATTGGTTGCTACGTACGTTATTTGCATACGATCTTCTGGGCTTTCAAAGTGATGCGGATTTGACGAATTTTTCGCATTACGTCCAAAGTGAGGCCCATGCCGAAGCGCTCCCGGATGGGCGTTATCGCGCCTACAATCGTACGGTACAGGCGGGCGCATTTCCGATCGGTATTGATGTTGATGAGTTCACGCGTCTGGGCGAAAGTAAAGAAAGCATGCAAATGTTTCGCAGGCTGCGCGAAGAATATTCGCGCCGTCAATTGCTGATAGGCGTTGATCGGCTGGATTACTCAAAAGGGCTGCCACAGCGTATTCGCGCCTTTCGTGAATTACTGGTGCGTTATCCCGAAAATCAGAACAGCGCAACGCTGATTCAAATCGCTTCGCCCAGCCGCGAAGATGTCGATGCTTACGCCAACATCCGGCATGAGCTGGAAAATCTCTGCGGATCGATTAACGGTGATTTCGGCGGACTTGAATGGATGCCGATTCGCTATATCCATCGCACCGTAGCGCGGAAGCGCTTACCGGGCTTGTACCGGGCTAGCCGGGTTGGGCTGGTCACGCCTTTACGCGATGGCATGAATTTGGTTGCCAAAGAATTTATAGCGGCGCAGGACCCCGAAGACCCGGGCGTATTGGTGCTGTCGCGCTTTGCGGGCGCAGCTGAACAACTTAAAGAAGCGTTGTTGGTCAATCCTTATGATGTCGAACGCACTGCACAGATTATTCAACAGGCGTTGCGCATGCCTTTGGACGAACGGCGTAAGCGTCATGAAGCCTTATTGCGTCGGATTAAAGAGCAAGATGTCCATTGGTGGTGCAAAACATTTCTCGAAACATTAGAAAATCTTGAACAGTCGCAACCGGCAGGGGATGCCGATTATTAG
- the gnd gene encoding phosphogluconate dehydrogenase (NAD(+)-dependent, decarboxylating), with product MHIGMVGLGRMGANMVRRLSGGGHECVVYDVRDEAVTALLQPGVVGASSLNDLVTKLRKHDGGTCVIWLMVPAALVDDDLALLAPLLAAGDIIIDGGNSYYRDDIRRATELKPHQIHYVDVGTSGGVAGLARGYCLMIGGEKDIVAYLDPIFATLASGVDAATLTPGRQHTTSTAEQGYLHCGPQGAGHFVKMVHNGIEYGIMGAYAEGLNILRNANVGLQKNTIDAETTPLRNPEFYQYEMDLPEIAEVWRRGSVIGSWLLDLTAGALNADPTLQNYAGRVSDSGEGRWTITAAIDEAVPAPILSAALYERFSSRGESDFADKVLSAMRHGFGGHVEKAIEPTTPKE from the coding sequence ATGCATATCGGCATGGTTGGATTGGGGCGCATGGGCGCAAATATGGTGCGGCGGCTCTCTGGCGGCGGCCATGAATGCGTCGTCTACGACGTTCGGGACGAGGCGGTGACGGCGCTTTTGCAACCCGGCGTTGTCGGCGCATCTTCGTTAAACGATTTGGTGACCAAGTTGCGTAAGCACGATGGCGGCACCTGCGTAATCTGGCTGATGGTCCCCGCTGCGTTAGTGGATGACGATCTGGCGTTATTGGCACCTTTACTTGCCGCCGGGGACATCATCATTGACGGCGGCAACTCCTATTATCGCGACGATATCCGACGCGCAACAGAACTTAAACCGCACCAGATTCATTATGTCGATGTCGGCACCAGTGGCGGTGTAGCAGGGTTGGCGCGGGGCTATTGCCTGATGATCGGTGGCGAAAAAGACATCGTCGCTTATCTCGATCCCATCTTTGCCACGCTGGCATCCGGCGTCGATGCAGCCACGCTTACGCCGGGACGTCAACACACCACCAGTACCGCCGAGCAAGGCTATCTTCATTGCGGCCCTCAAGGAGCCGGTCACTTCGTCAAAATGGTTCACAACGGTATCGAATACGGCATCATGGGCGCGTATGCCGAAGGGCTGAATATTCTGCGCAACGCTAACGTCGGTCTCCAAAAAAACACGATAGACGCCGAAACAACGCCGCTACGCAATCCAGAATTTTATCAATATGAAATGGACCTGCCCGAGATCGCAGAGGTATGGCGACGCGGCAGCGTGATCGGATCATGGTTGCTCGATCTGACCGCCGGTGCGCTGAACGCAGACCCGACGTTGCAAAACTATGCCGGGCGGGTGTCGGATTCTGGCGAAGGCCGATGGACGATTACGGCCGCCATCGACGAAGCCGTGCCAGCGCCTATTTTAAGTGCCGCGCTGTATGAACGCTTCAGTTCACGCGGTGAATCCGATTTTGCCGATAAAGTATTGTCCGCCATGCGACACGGATTTGGCGGTCATGTTGAAAAGGCGATTGAACCGACAACACCGAAGGAATGA